The nucleotide sequence TACTTAATATTAGCTATGTTTGCCTAATAAAGTATTGTGTATAGAAAGGGTACAACAAATAGTATATATTTAAATATATATGAAATTTCAGTTATATTTGATGTCGCATACATTGCAAAACATATTAAAATAAATTCAAAAGACAAATTCATCTTAAAATGCTATTTTTTGTTATATATAATTAAGTATGCATTTTATTACGCATTATATTATTATATGAGTATATTTATATATTATTTTATTGCTTACATAGTATAGGGGTCATGGTTTAAAAAGGGGTTAGTTAGCATAGTACAAAATTATCATATTGCTCGCAACAGAGCATTAATTTTTATAGAGTAATCATGTTAATTCACATTTTTCTAAAAAAATAATTTTGCTAATAGAGTTATGTCAACTTCCAACCTTAAATAAGACAATCTTCTTCGTTAAGAACCAATCGACACTCATTCATATATCATATATGAATGACAATGGCTTACACCTTTAAGTGTGCAGTTTTGTAAACTCATCAATTACAAAGTATATAGGAATATACAGTTTCAATCTTGCAAACCCGGTATTCTCTACAAAATATAATCGAGAAATGCATATTAGGAATGTCACTGTATCATATACATATAGTCTATGTAATATGCAATTTTGTAACTCTTTTTGATCTCAGTTATGCCAGGCATATTCGTTAAAGCAGATCTAATTTGTTTGATTATTCAGATTATATCTTAAAAGTTAGAACATTTATGTCCAAAAAAGCACTATGCTTTTCTACATATATTTTGATTACAACTGGTATATAGGTTGTAATTAATATTATGTTAATAAAGCATAGGCATTTTTCTCATAGTTAAATGTTCGATTGAAGCAAATAAACAAAAAGTGAGATATCCTTAAATGATCTCAAGCATCACTCACTTTTTTGGGTTAGAGTTTAATGTAGATCTTTCTTCTCCTAATTTTTCTTATTATTTTATAAGCATTTAATATTATTTTTTTTAAAATCTGCTTATGCGTTTCTTGCAATATTTAATTCATTACCTATACACTCTGCAATCAAAGAATGTCCGAGAACGTATAGGCAAAATAGAGGTGACATCTACTTTAAATTTAATAAAACTTTAATAAAAATTTTTATATTTCAAACCAATTCCCTAAAAAATTATATATGTTTATTTTGTTTGGTAACATTTAATCAGTTACAAATTAATAAGAATGTTTGAAATAATATTGCGTAACAACTATATAAGTATATTATAATTTTAAATTATATTTTCAAGATTAATTAACGTAATATTATATTATTACAATAAATATCTAAACCTACTTTCACTTTAAAAAACGCTATCAAACTCGTCATTTTAAATTGTAAGCTTGACTCCAAAAACATCTTCAAAGGTTTGATACTTTTTTCTGGCATTGTAAAGATATTGTCTTACACATTTCTCACCTTTTGCACGTGCAAACAGTGCCGTGATCTCTGTGGGTGAAAAAATAGTCTCTATTTGTTTCATGGGAATGGTCTTCAATAGTTCCAGACCATTAATTTCAGGCATTTCTGCTTCTTTGGGATCTTGAGCATTAAGAGGTGTTCCCGATAATTCTTCTGTATTGTTCTCAGAGAGAGGTCTGGAAAAGTGAGAGATCGTGAGTTCACTTACCCATTTCCAGTCAGGATCATAGATGTTTGCAGAGAGAATTCCACATTTCGTGCATTTGCCCGCGACAATGAATTCGTCATCAGTCTCATGATAACTGAGACTTATGATGGTCGATTCACAGTCGCCACATGTACCAATCTCATTTTCTTCCAGCTCATAGGCAGGTACCTTTTTCTCTCCTGCATAAAGTATATTCTCTTTCAGATCGTAACTATAATTTCGATTATCTGGAGCTGTCATTATAATCCTCTTATGAATCAATCGCTCTGATGTTAATTTTGCGTCATTATTTTACAAAGATATATATACTGCTATCTACATAATATGTTTTACTGTTCTTTAGGGAGAATACATATCATGGCATCTATTCGATCTAAAATTAAAGACCGGCTTGAAAAATTCATAGAACTGGATGTTAATGGACTTAGGAGCTATGTCCTATCATTATTTTTAAACTTAAAGAAGTCTACTGTAGATGAATTGCACGAAACCATCACCAAAAAGTATGATGTTTCCAGAAGCGCAGTTGCTTCAATGGTTGGCTACATACATTCAAAGCTTGGAATTCTCAGGTCCCATAAGGAATC is from Methanococcoides sp. AM1 and encodes:
- a CDS encoding DUF2551 domain-containing protein, with the translated sequence MASIRSKIKDRLEKFIELDVNGLRSYVLSLFLNLKKSTVDELHETITKKYDVSRSAVASMVGYIHSKLGILRSHKESYKTPTVYSLKEEYADLLKSELNSKGIASS